The genomic region TCCATTCCGCAAGGGCCGGGGCTAGGCATCGAAGTGAACGAAGACAAGGTGCGCGAGATGGCGAAGATCGGGCATCGCTGGCGCAATCCGGTGTGGCGTCACGCGGATGGCAGCGTCGCCGAATGGTGATTCGCGCGGGTTAATGCGGGTTAATGCTTCAGACGTGCCGTCACCGCGCCGCGCAGCGCGTTGCTGATGAGCATGTCTTCGGCGCGATCGAGGTCGGCGGGCGCGAGCGTGCGTTCGCGCGCGCCGAGTTCTTCGATCAGCACCGCGCGCATGACGCCGGGCAACACGCCCGCATCGACGGGCGGCGTCCACCACGTTCCGCCGAGCTTCACGAACACGCTCGAACGGCCGCCCTCGGTCAACTCGCCGCGTTCGTTCGTGAACAGCATGTCGAACGCGCCTTCGGCTTCGGCGGCCTTCCATGCGCGGTCGTAATCGGCGCGGCGCGTGGTCTTGTGGCGCAGCAGCACATCGCCGGATGACTGCGGCGCGAATCCACGCTCCGATGCGAGCAGCACATCCACGGTATCCGGCGGCAACGGCGCGAGCGGCGCGCTAGTCATCGCGAATCGTCCGCTTTTGTCGAGCGCGATACGCAAGCGATATGGCTTGCCTGCGTCGAAGCCCGCGCAATGCTGCGCAACTTGCGCATGGAGCGCGCGCTCGTCGAACGGGAAGCCGAGGTAGGACGCGCTCGCGCTCAAGCGCGCGACGTGCCGCGCGTAATGACGCACATAATGCCGCACGCGCTCGTCGTGCGTGGCGTAGGCGGTCTCGAACAGTTCGATGCCGGGGTCCGCGCCCGTCAGAAAACGCGCCTTCAAGAGACACTCGTCGTACTCGCTTTGCGCGACGCTATCCAGCACGATTCCCGCGCCGATGCCGAGCACGCCGCGCTTGCCCGCAGCGTCGATGACGAGCGTGCGGATCGCAACCGACATGCAGAAGTCGCCGCCCGCATCCACCCAGCCGATCGCGCCCGTGTACAAGCCGCGCGGCGTGCTTTCGATGGCGTCGATCAGTTGCATCGTGCGGTACTTGGGCGCCCCGGTAATCGATCCGCATGGAAAAAGCGCGCGGATGATCGCGGCGAACGGCGTGCCGGGCGCGACGCGCGCCTCGACGGTCGACGTCATCTGCCACACCGACGCATACGGCTCGACCGCAAACAGCGCCGGCACATGCACCGACCCGGTGAGCGCGACGCGCGACATGTCGTTGCGCAGCAGATCGACGATCATCACGTTCTCGGCGCGGTTCTTCGGATCGTCGTGAAGCGCGGCGGGATCGGAGTCGCGCGGCGCGGTGCCTTTCATCGGGCGGGCGCGCAAGGCATCGCCGTGTTTCTCGATGAAAAGCTCCGGCGAGCACGACACCACGGTGCGACCGTCGGGCAACGCGATCAGCGCGCCGTAGCGCACCGGCTGCCGCTCGCGCAGCCGCCGGTAAAGCGCGAGCGGCGTGCCGAACACGTCGAAGTTCAGCCGATACGTGTAATTGATCTGATACGACTCGCCTTCTTCCAGCGCGCGCTTGACGGCGGCGATGGCACGCTCGAAGTCCTCGCGCGTCACGCTCGCCTCGATGCTCGCGATGCCCGCGGTCG from Caballeronia sp. Lep1P3 harbors:
- the pabB gene encoding aminodeoxychorismate synthase component I, yielding MKIEARSATFALLDDCDATAERRSSRLYADFSHERACDDGGELDALCAAIERDLQSGLHAVVVADYEFGRNLQFGEIGRGADRALRVLMFRSLSFLSRDEASDWLASQDCAGTEPSTAGIASIEASVTREDFERAIAAVKRALEEGESYQINYTYRLNFDVFGTPLALYRRLRERQPVRYGALIALPDGRTVVSCSPELFIEKHGDALRARPMKGTAPRDSDPAALHDDPKNRAENVMIVDLLRNDMSRVALTGSVHVPALFAVEPYASVWQMTSTVEARVAPGTPFAAIIRALFPCGSITGAPKYRTMQLIDAIESTPRGLYTGAIGWVDAGGDFCMSVAIRTLVIDAAGKRGVLGIGAGIVLDSVAQSEYDECLLKARFLTGADPGIELFETAYATHDERVRHYVRHYARHVARLSASASYLGFPFDERALHAQVAQHCAGFDAGKPYRLRIALDKSGRFAMTSAPLAPLPPDTVDVLLASERGFAPQSSGDVLLRHKTTRRADYDRAWKAAEAEGAFDMLFTNERGELTEGGRSSVFVKLGGTWWTPPVDAGVLPGVMRAVLIEELGARERTLAPADLDRAEDMLISNALRGAVTARLKH